ccctagggtttcttcGCAGCGCCGAGAGGGATTGCAGGGACGTCGGCGGCTCGGCGGCAGCGGCAGTGTGGGCGGCGGTGGTTCGGCGAGGGGCGGTGACGACGTCAGGGTCGGCGAACAGGAGCTCGGCTGCTGCAGGTTGCGTGGCGAGGGGAGCGAGCAGCGGCGTCGGGTCGCTAGTCCGAGCGGCACGGGCGGAGCAGCAGGCAGGGGGTAGAAGACAGCTTCGCTCGGAGGAGGCTCGGAGCGGATTTGCTGGGCCTCGGAGTACGGCGGTGACTGGTGGAGACGCGGCCAGGAGCAGCAGCGCGGAGGTGTGGGCCGGTGCGGGGCTCGCTCGGCGGTGGAGTGACGACCAGCTCAGATCTCCCGTCGTCGGGACTCAGCGAAGACGCGGCCGAGGCGTGCGGTGGCTAGGCGAGACGGGATGCGCCGGCGAGGAGGAGTGTGGCGGCCTGGCGAAAATCAGCAACCAGGAGCAGAGGCGGCGAAGTGGAGGCTCGGGATCTGGTGTTTTGATAGGAGGGCGGCGGCTTGGTGCAGTGGGTCGCTCGGATTGCAGACACGCAGATGCGCGGTGCCACGGGGTCGCGCTTCGGCACGGTAGATCTGGGCAGAGGCGTGGCCGGCAGATCTGGGCAGAGGCGGAGGCACGGCGTAGTGGTGGCCGGCAGAGGCAGGCTGTTGGGATGGCGTGCGGAGGGCAGCGGCTCGGACGGCGTCGGGTAGCGCCGCCGCTGCCCTCTTCCCTCAGATCTGGTTTGTTCGGGCAGCAACGGCGCCGGCTTCGCGGGTTGCTGGCGTTGCGAAGGGCCGAGCAGCGGCGGCAGTGTCGCCGCTGTAGCTTCGGCGGCGAGTTGCTTAGTTTCTCCAGTGGTCGCTGCGGCGTCAGCGACGAAGCTGGTTGCAGGAGCGGTGGCGGCACGGCGAGAGGACTAGGAGCGGCTCGGATGGGAGATGGAGGGCGGCGGTGACGCGGTTGTCAGGCCTcggttttctctttctcttttttctgctttttccttCGTCTCTCTCGAGCTCCTGTTCACTCTCCTCCTCCCCTGTTGAGCTCTCCTCTTTTTTTGCAGGTCTGCCCCCCCTTTTTGTTGCTAGGGTTTCGGCAAAGATGGAGACATAAAGCggcatgggccgggccaaggcgagATCCGGCCCGGCCCTttccatgtcttttcttttctttgttgtttttgttttcttctttttcttttttttttgttttgttgttctttttttgttttgttttttttttttgttttttctttttaaacgactaattcctaattctgtagacaattaaatcctaatgggaaaatttaggtgtcaacactgaCCGGAAGAAAATCCTATGACTTCACTGATGATGGACTTCTCCTTGTTGACTACGTTCGGTCACATCTGGAAGAGGAAAGAAGTttgtatgaattgatagatTCAAGGCTCGAAAATCAATTCTCGGGAAAAGGTGCCCAGATTGCTTTGCGGTTGGCTGTTCACCGCCTTGAAATGGATCCGGATGCTCGTCCTGGATGAGTGAAGTTGTCCAAGTTTTGAAGACCATACAAGATCTCCCATAGATGGCAAGTACATCAAATATTCAGGACAAGACAGGGAAGCGCTAGTCGTGGAATGGCATCCAAACTCAAACCATGGTGAATTCAAGGAATGCAAGTCCTTCAATTCCGGATGGGACCAACACATATCCATGCCACCACACCACCAATCTTTGGAAGCCAGTGATAAACTGCAGCAATGTGCCTATAAATAGCTGGCATTTAACCCCATTTGTctccttttctcctctttcctttttaggTGCCGAGTTTTGGCTTCCATATAAACATTCACTCTTGATTATTGAAATGTCGACTTAGAAAAATATAGTGTGAGTTATTTAACCCCATTTGTCATCCATTGAGTTATACTACGTTTATAACTATGTTTATAAGTGTGAGTTATACTACGTTTATAAAGTCATCCATTGAGAAGTGGACAGGTGAAGCCTGGAATTGAGAAGTACGCTTGGGCATTGATACCTCATCTCTCCTCTACAGCATTTTAATGATAATGACTACCTTTGATGGTGTCTATTTGACGTACCTTTTCCTgttaaatttattatgtatcTAGTTTTTCCATGTGGTGGCATGTCTTTTGACACATGTTTTCATTCTCAATAATCATCTCATTGTATTTCTATTTCTCACATAACTGAGGTGTTTGTTCATTTGAATTTGTTAATTCGTTTGCCGTGTAAAAATATACGGTTGTTCTCTTTCAGATATCAGCCAtgataattgttggaaattCATTTGGGCCAGCATATATTGTTGAAACCGG
This Eucalyptus grandis isolate ANBG69807.140 chromosome 7, ASM1654582v1, whole genome shotgun sequence DNA region includes the following protein-coding sequences:
- the LOC120295662 gene encoding uncharacterized protein LOC120295662, which codes for MTLLQPREKSAYARRPGPDGSKPYPVCDPRPTCATRFMAETLGFLRSAERDCRDVGGSAAAAVWAAVVRRGAVTTSGSANRSSAAAGCVARGASSGVGSLVRAARAEQQAGGRRQLRSEEARSGFAGPRSTAVTGGDAARSSSAEVWAGAGLARRWSDDQLRSPVVGTQRRRGRGVRWLGETGCAGEEECGGLAKISNQEQRRRSGGSGSGVLIGGRRLGAVGRSDCRHADARCHGVALRHGRSGQRRGRQIWAEAEARRSGGRQRQAVGMACGGQRLGRRRVAPPLPSSLRSGLFGQQRRRLRGLLALRRAEQRRQCRRCSFGGELLSFSSGRCGVSDEAGCRSGGGTARGLGAARMGDGGRR